In Spinacia oleracea cultivar Varoflay unplaced genomic scaffold, BTI_SOV_V1 SOVchr0_078, whole genome shotgun sequence, one DNA window encodes the following:
- the LOC130465162 gene encoding uncharacterized protein, whose protein sequence is MKHMIIKGMDVDYQKCIWIFHGESNVVDNDDIFEDNFDDVIDNTSEDGIFKMVGDAFDFHESTTSPSAINIEAEAFFKLLEDAGQPLYSGCEEFTKLSFIVEMYHLKCLYGVKDVAFDALVKLFKKALPKDSTLPNSFKKIKTIIKKLGLDYKKIDVCPNDCVLFWKDKIKLDNCPICDELRWKTADDGTIIELVNGKKVPKKVLRHFPLIPRLKRLFMSSKTSHLMRWHVDQEKDDKMRHPSDSCAWKEFDVRYPDFARDPRNVRLGLSSDGFNPFGMMSTQYSIWPVVLMTYNLPPWLCMKQPYFILSLLIPGPKGPGNDIDVFLEPLVDELELLWKVGVETYDASKCETFTLHAALMYTINDFPAYGNLSGWPTKGKRACPYCNVDTCCMYLKGSKKQCYMRYRCLLEENHELRQNKKAFDGKVELAPPPRSWTGSELLEQMKDVDVIFGKHPETKKLNQLNKRKRGVEKVPWKKISSFFRLEYWEHHPVRHNLDVMHIEKNVSESIIGTLFGIEGKSKDTTQSRIDLVHLNIRQNLHPQEVSGKKTYLPPASFTLSKKEKEEMLGVLASVRVPDGYAANIKRRFIDGKLYGLKSHDHHILMQQLLPLALRKMQNKDVSRVLIDICNFFKELCSKAATPEDFEKLEKRIVVILCHMERIFLPAFFDVMVHLLVHLPYEAKILGPVFQRWMYPIERYLNTLQSYVRNKSCPEASIANGALAVECLGFCARYLQDVETRENRCSRNDEGHGDDVVKGLSIFSLKCRAMSKRRNYKPDYFVIEQAHSYVLANCEEVQVYAREYYGIICDQYQNTPDIVDDIYRKQFSQWFSVNVSSK, encoded by the exons ATGAAGCACATGATAATTAAAGGAATGGATGTTGATTATCAAAAGTGTATTTGGATTTTTCACGGAGAATCAAACGTTGTTGATAATGATGACATCTTTGAGGATAATTTTGATGATGTCATTGATAATACCAGTGAAGATGGTATTTTTAAGATGGTAGGAGATGCTTTTGACTTTCATGAATCTACAACTAGTCCATCTGCAATAAATATTGAAGCTGAAGCATTTTTTAAGTTACTTGAAGATGCTGGGCAACCTTTATATAGTGGTTGTGAAGAATTTACCAAACTGTCATTCATTGTTGAGATGTACCATTTAAAATGTCTATATGGTGTAAAAGATGTGGCATTTGATGCACTagtgaaattatttaaaaaagcTCTTCCAAAAGATTCTACATtgccaaattcttttaaaaagaTAAAAACAATCATTAAAAAACTTGGGTTGGATTATAAAAAGATTGATGTATGTCCAAATGATTGTGTGCTTTTCTGGAAGGATAAAATTAAACTAGATAATTGTCCAATTTGTGATGAATTGAGgtggaaaacggcagatgatgGTACAATCATAGAATTGGTTAATGGTAAAAAAGTCCCAAAAAAAGTATTGCGTCATTTTCCATTGATACCTAGGCTAAAAAGGCTATTTATGTCATCTAAAACATCTCATCTCATGCGTTGGCATGTTGATCAAGAAAAAGATGACAAAATGAGGCACCCTTCTGATTCATGTGCGTGGAAAGAATTTGATGTGAGGTATCCTGATTTCGCTAGGGATCCTCGAAATGTCAGGCTTGGTTTAAGTAGTGATGGTTTCAATCCTTTTGGAATGATGAGTACTCAATATAGTATATGGCCGGTTGTTTTAATGACTTATAATTTACCTCCATGGCTATGTATGAAACAACCGtatttcattctttctttgctTATACCAGGCCCTAAGGGTCCAGGAAACGATATTGATGTGTTCTTGGAACCTCTAGTTGATGAGTTAGAACTATTGTGGAAGGTAGGTGTAGAAACTTATGATGCCTCAAAATGTGAAACATTCACATTACATGCAGCCTTAATGTACACCATCAACGACTTCCCTGCCTATGGCAATCTCTCTGGTTGGCCAACAAAAGGTAAACGTGCATGCCCGTATTGTAATGTTGATACATGTTGCATGTATCTTAAAGGAAGCAAAAAACAGTGTTACATGAGGTATCGTTGTCTCTTAGAAGAAAATCATGAGTTGCGCCAAAATAAGAAAGCATTTGATGGGAAAGTTGAGTTGGCACCTCCTCCTAGATCTTGGACCGGATCAGAATTGTTAGAGCAAATGAAAGATGTTGATGTCATATTTGGAAAGCATCCTGAGACAAAAAAATTGAACCAGCTAAACAAGCGGAAAAGGGGGGTTGAAAAAGTACCATGGAAGAAGATAAGCTCGTTTTTCAGGTTGGAGTATTGGGAACATCATCCTGTCCGTCATAATTTGGATGTTATGCATATAGAGAAAAATGTTTCGGAGAGCATCATTGGCACACTTTTTGGCATTGAAGGTAAATCAAAAGATACTACTCAATCACGTATTGATCTAGTACATTTGAACATAAGGCAAAATCTTCATCCTCAAGAAGTTAGTGGGAAGAAGACATATTTACCTCCAGCAAGTTTTACATTGagtaagaaagaaaaagaagagatgCTAGGTGTGTTAGCTTCTGTTCGAGTTCCAGATGGGTATGCAGCTAATATTAAAAGGCGGTTTATAGATGGTAAACTTTATGGCTTGAAAAGCCATGACCATCATATACTCATGCAACAGTTGCTTCCATTGGCTTTAAGAAAAATGCAAAATAAAGACGTTAGTCGTGTTTTAATCGACATTTGCAACTTTTTCAAGGAGTTGTGTTCTAAGGCTGCAACACCAGAAGACTTTGAGAAGTTAGAGAAACGCATTGTTGTGATACTTTGCCATATGGAGCGTATCTTTTTACCTGCTTTTTTTGATGTTATGGTACACTTACTTGTGCATTTGCCATATGAGGCAAAGATACTTGGTCCTGTTTTTCAGCGTTGGATGTATCCCATAGAAAG GTATTTGAACACATTGCAGTCATATGTTAGAAATAAAAGTTGTCCAGAAGCATCTATTGCCAATGGAGCCCTTGCTGTAGAGTGTCTTGGTTTTTGTGCTCGGTATTTACAAGATGTGGAAACAAGAGAAAATAGATGTTCGAGGAATGATGAGGGGCATGGCGATGATGTTGTAAAAGGATTGTCTATTTTTTCCTTAAAATGTCGTGCAATGTCCAAAAGAAGAAACTACAAGCCAGATTATTTTGTAATTGAACAGGCCCATAGCTATGTATTAGCTAATTGTGAAGAGGTTCAAGTATATGCAAG GGAGTATTATGGCATTATTTGTGATCAATATCAGAATACGCCTGACATCGTTGAtgatatatatagaaaacaatTTTCACAATGGTTTTCAGTTAATGTAAGTTCCAAATAA
- the LOC130465163 gene encoding uncharacterized protein, translating to MARRREDQNSQCRNAYNNPQRDNRLQQNVNQDKIVPSSVPSGLRRSPRHINSRGLNSGLSSGGLNSGLSSGGLNSQLHLGGFNPGDLNSRGLNPRGLESDTFANLSQPTQEHEAEDISHTMSTQGGYNTTNRRRIQATQPRNEKGRGANKTKISKQRVFVEVNEYGQPISDSERQLSSLLGCLARDPRRLQLDCWDWRFLSQKKKDDVWEEAKQSFEFTEGREPYDWAMKTMNAAWRLQKCELKIKHFDGRTHEEAIDQRLQVPHIPEDMWKKLVEFWESPKGQERSKRNIENKRKSMMCHYAGSKSFARKRAEIKAKDGKEPDPLDVWLDTHVPKRGSRLDDASAAAKKAIEEDLARLPQGSCSGDDRISIFKKHVGEDKNGYAKTFGLGVKVPRSRTKRCALEEERAKRIKVETEAQNMVKKFDKMSNLVIKLLELQGMSKEEILTLLSDSEDVDNSDGENNDANENENFEEANDDVGEEDDYRAQDDYQAQDEEGEEYYDYE from the exons ATGG CTCGACGCCGAGAAGACCAAAATTCACAATGTCGTAATGCTTacaataatccacaaagggataATCGTTTGCAGCAAAATGTTAACCAAGATAAAATTGTTCCTTCAAGCGTTCCTTCGG GATTACGACGTAGTCCTAGACACATCAATTCTAGAGGTCTCAACTCAGGTCTTAGTTCAGGAGGTCTCAACTCAGGTCTCAGTTCAGGAGGTCTCAACTCACAGCTCCATTTAGGAGGTTTCAACCCAGGAGATCTGAATTCACGAGGTCTGAATCCAAGAGGTCTAGAATCTGATACATTTGCAAACTTAAGTCAACCAACGCAAGAACATGAAGCAGAGGATATAAGTCACACGATGTCCACACAAGGTGGTTATAATACCACAAACAGAAGGAGAATTCAAGCAACTCAACCAAGGAATGAGAAGGGTCGTGGGGCTAATAAGACCAAGATTTCAAAGCAACGTGTATTTGTTGAGGTAAATGAATATGGACAACCCATTAGTGATAGTGAGAGGCAGCTATCCTCACTACTTGGTTGTCTAGCTAGAGATCCTAGAAGATTGCAACTAGATTGTTGGGACTGGAGGTTTTTaagtcaaaagaaaaaagatgatGTGTGGGAGGAAGCAAAG cAATCATTTGAGTTTACTGAGGGGCGAGAGCCCTATGATTGGGCAATGAAGACTATGAATGCTGCGTGGAGACTCCAAAAATGTGAGTTAAAGATAAAACATTTTGATGGAAGAACTCATGAAGAAGCTATAGATCAAAGGTTACAAGTACCTCATATACCTGAAGACATGTGGAAGAAATTGGTGGAGTTTTGGGAATCTCCTAAAGGCCAG GAAAGGAGCAAAAGAAATattgaaaacaaaagaaagtcaatGATGTGTCACTATGCTGGTTCCAAGAGTTTTGCACGTAAACGAGCAGAAATAAAG GCAAAAGACGGAAAAGAGCCTGATCCCCTTGATGTATGGCTTGATACCCATGTACCTAAAAGGGGTTCTCGACTTGATGATGCTTCGGCGGCTGCAAAG AAAGCAATTGAAGAGGATTTGGCTCGCCTGCCTCAAGGTTCTTGTAGTGGTGATGATCGCATATCTATTTTTAAAAAGCATGTTGGGGAAGATAAAAATGGTTATGCAAAAACTTTTGGTCTAGGGGTTAAGGTTCCCCGTTCTCGCACAAAGAGATGTGCTTTGGAGGAGGAGCGTGCCAAAAGAATTAAAGTTGAGACAGAAGCTCAAAATATGGTTAAGAAGTTTGATAAGATGTCTAATTTGGTGATAAAACTCTTGGAGCTCCAg GGTATGTCCAAAGAAGAAATTCTTACTCTTCTATCAGATAGTGAGGATGTTGATAATAGTGATGGTGAAAACAATGATGCAAATGAGAACGAAAATTTTGAAGAGGCTAACGATGATGTAGGAGAGGAAGATGACTACAGGGCACAAGATGACTACCAAGCACAAGATGAAGAAGGCGAGGAATACTATGATTATGAATAG